The Glycine soja cultivar W05 chromosome 8, ASM419377v2, whole genome shotgun sequence genome has a window encoding:
- the LOC114420964 gene encoding ribonuclease TUDOR 1-like: MASSASGATGWYRGKVKAVPSGDCVVIMAMPTGKPGPLPEKSITLSSLMAPRLARRGGVDEPFAWESREFLRKLCIGKEVAFRVDYTVPSINRDFGTVFIGDKNVAMLVVSAGWAKIREQGQQKGEASPYLAELLRLEEQAKQEGLGRWSKIPGAAEASIRNLPPSAIGDSSNFNARALLDANKGSPMEGIVEQARDGSTLRVYLLPEFQFVQVFVAGIQAPQMGRRAVPESATESEVTADATNGDVPGEPRAPLTSAQRLAASTSALASASAETTADPFAHEAKFFTEIRVLNRDVRIVLEGVDKYNNLIGSVYYPDGDSAKDLALELMENGFAKYVEWSANMMEEEAKRKLKTSELQAKKNRLKIWTNYVPPATNSKAIHDQNFTGKVVEVVSGDCIIVADDSIPYGSPLAERRVNLSSIRCPKVGNPRRDEKPAPYAREAKEFLRTRLIGRQVNVQMEYSRKVGPADGSAVPSGAPEARAMDFGSVFLPSTVKADGVDAPSSVPPAGSQQNGVNVGELIVSRGFGTVIRHRDFEERSNYYDALLTAESRAISGKKGIHSAKDSPAMHITDLTTASAKKAKDFLPFLHRSRKIPAVVEYVLGGHRFKLLIPKETCSIAFSFSGVRCPGRDEPYSDEAIALMRRKIMQRDVEIEVETVDRTGTFLGSLWESRTNMAITLLEAGLAKLQTSFGSDRIPDFHLLEQAEQSAKKQKLKIWENYVEGEEVSNGAPVENKQQEVLKVSVTEVLGGGKFYVQPVGDQRIASVQQQLSFLNLQEAPLLGAFNPKKGDMVLCLFGADKSWYRAMVVNGPRGPVESSNDMFEVFYIDYGNQEVVPYSQLRPIDPSVSAAPGIAQLCSLAYVKVPNLEEDFGEEAAEYLSELTLNSGKEFRAKVEERDTSGGKAKGQGTGPVLAVTLVAVDSDISVNAAMLQEGLARLEKRNRWDRKERQQALDNLDPFQGEARTNRCGMWQYGDIQSDDEDTAPPARKAGGRK, translated from the exons ATGGCGTCATCAGCGAGTGGAGCGACGGGATGGTACAGAGGAAAGGTGAAAGCTGTTCCTTCGGGGGATTGCGTGGTCATCATGGCCATGCCTACCGGCAAACCTGGTCCTTTGCCTGAAAAGTCCATCACGTTATCATCTCTAATGGCTCCTAGACTG GCGCGTAGAGGTGGTGTAGATGAGCCGTTTGCGTGGGAAAGTAGAGAGTTTCTACGGAAGCTTTGCATTGGGAAG GAGGTGGCCTTCAGAGTTGACTACACTGTGCCATCGATAAATCGTGACTTTGGCACAGTTTTTATTGGGGATAAGAATGTTGCAATGCTGGTTGTTTCTGCAGGATGGGCCAAG ATAAGAGAGCAAGGGCAACAGAAGGGCGAGGCAAGTCCTTACCTAGCAGAATTGTTACGGTTGGAAGAACAAGCTAAACAAGAAGGCCTTGGTCGTTGGAGCAAG ATTCCTGGTGCTGCTGAGGCATCCATCAGAAATCTACCTCCATCGGCCATTGGTGACTCTAGCAACTTTAATGCTAGGGCTTTATTAGATGCTAACAAGGGCAGTCCCATGGAAGGAATTGTTGAGCAGGCTCGCGATGGCAGTACCCTACGCGTCTATTTGCTCCCAGAATTTCAGTTTGTCCAAGTTTTTGTTGCTGGAATTCAG GCCCCACAAATGGGAAGGAGAGCTGTACCTGAAAGTGCTACTGAATCAGAGGTTACAGCTGATGCGACTAATGGAGATGTACCTGGGGAACCTCGAGCCCCACTAACATCTGCCCAAAGACTTGCAGCCTCCACATCTGCATTGGCATCTGCATCTGCTGAAACTACTGCTGATCCTTTTGCACATGAAGCTAAATTTTTCACTGAGATTAGAGTATTGAACCGAGAT GTTCGGATTGTCCTGGAAGGTGTTGATAAGTACAACAATTTGATTGGGTCAGTGTATTATCCTGATGGTGACTCAGCAAAAGACCTGGCATTGGAGCTTATGGAAAAT GGCTTTGCCAAATATGTTGAATGGAGTGCAAATATGATGGAAGAAGAGGCAAAGCGGAAGCTGAAGACTTCAGAGCTTCAGGCAAAGAAAAACAGGTTAAAGATTTGGACAAACTATGTACCAccagcaacaaattcaaaggcAATACATGACCAGAATTTTACAGGAAAG GTGGTTGAGGTTGTTAGTGGAGATTGCATCATTGTTGCTGATGATTCGATTCCATATGGCAGTCCACTAGCAGAGCGGCGAGTCAACCTTTCAAGTATTAGGTGTCCAAAAGTGGGCAATCCTCGTAGAGATGAAAAACCAGCTCCATATGCTCGCGAAGCAAAGGAGTTCTTGAGAACACGCCTCATTGGTCGTCaa GTAAACGTTCAAATGGAGTATTCTAGAAAGGTTGGTCCAGCAGATGGATCTGCTGTTCCATCAGGAGCTCCTGAAGCTAGAGCAATGGATTTTGGATCAGTATTCCTACCCAGCACTGTTAAGGCTGATGGTGTTGATGCCCCTTCATCTGTTCCACCAGCTGGAAGTCAGCAAAATGGGGTGAATGTTGGGGAGTTGATAGTTAGCCGTGGCTTTGGAACTGTCATTAGACACCGCGACTTTGAAGAGAGATCAAACTACTATGATGCTCTTCTTACTGCTGAATCACGTGCTATTTCTGGAAAAAAAGGGATCCATTCTGCCAAGGATTCTCCAGCCATGCATATAACTGACTTGACCACA GCATCAGCAAAGAAAGCCAAAGATTTCTTGCCTTTCCTTCACCGAAGTAGAAAAATCCCTGCTGTTGTGGAATATGTCCTTGGTGGCCATCGCTTTAAATTGTTAATTCCAAAAGAAACTTGCAGTATTGCCTTTTCATTTTCTGGTGTCAGATGTCCTGGTCGCGATGAGCCATATTCTGACGAAGCCATCGCACTCATGAGGCGGAAAATAATGCAGAGAGATGTTGAG attGAGGTAGAGACTGTTGACCGAACTGGAACTTTCTTGGGTTCCTTATGGGAGTCAAGGACCAATATGGCAATTACACTGCTCGAAGCTGGTCTTGCAAAGCTGCAAACCTCCTTTGGCAGTGACAGAATTCCTGATTTTCATCTTCTGGAGCAAGCCGAACAATCTGCCAAGAAGCAAAAGCTGAAA ATTTGGGAGAATTATGTTGAAGGGGAGGAAGTATCTAATGGTGCACCTGTTGAGAACAAACAGCAAGAAGTGCTCAAG GTGTCAGTAACAGAAGTATTGGGTGGAGGTAAATTCTATGTCCAGCCTGTTGGGGATCAAAGGATAGCATCCGTTCAGCAACAGCTTTCTTTTTTGAACCTTCAAGAAGCTCCTCTGCTTGGAGCTTTCAATCCTAAGAAGGGTGACATGGTCCTTTGTCTTTTTGGTGCTGATAAATCTTGGTATCGGGCAATG GTAGTCAATGGACCTCGAGGACCTGTTGAATCTTCAAATGACATGTTTGAAGTATTCTACATTGATTATGGAAATCAAGAAGTAGTACCTTACTCTCAGCTACGGCCTATTGATCCATCTGTATCTGCTGCTCCTGGTATTGCACAATTGTGCAGCCTTGCTTATGTGAAGGTCCCAAACTTGGAAGAGGATTTTGGTGAAGAAGCAGCTGAATATTTGAGCGAACTCACTTTAAACAGTGGCAAAGAGTTTAGGGCCAAGGTCGAGGAGAGAGATACGTCAGGAGGGAAAGCAAAAGGGCAGGGTACTGGGCCAGTGCTTGCGGTAACGCTTGTTGCTGTAGATTCTGATATCAGTGTTAATGCTGCCATGCTACAG GAAGGACTTGCTAGGCTAGAAAAAAGGAATAGGTGGGACAGAAAAGAAAGACAACAGGCCCTTGATAACTTGGATCCGTTCCAGGGCGAAGCTCGGACCAATAGGTGCGGGATGTGGCAGTATGGAGATATCCAGTCTGATGATGAGGACACTGCTCCTCCTGCTAGAAAGGCTGGTGGTAGAAAGTGA
- the LOC114420965 gene encoding calnexin homolog: MGEPKRIYLRIFALLLFISASSFQLLRAFDDAIFYESFDEDFEDRWIVSQKDEYNGVWKHAKSEGHDDYGLLVSEKVRKYAIVKELDEAVGLKDETVVLQFETRLQNGLECGGAYLKYLRPQEAGWKSKEFDNESPYSIMFGPDKCGATNKVHFIFKHKNPKSGEYVEHHLKNPPSVPSDKLSHVYTAILKSDNELQILIDGEQKKKVNFLSADDFEPPLIPPKTIPDSDDKKPEDWDEREKIPDPSAVKPDDWDEDAPLEIVDEEAEKPEGWLDNEPEEIDDPEATKPEDWDDEEDGEWEAPKIENPKCEAAPGCGEWKRPMKRNPAYKGKWHAPLIENPAYKGIWKPRDIPNPDYFELKKPDFEPIAAIGIEIWTMQDGILFDNILISKDDKIAESYRETRWKPKFTVEKEKQKEEDSEAGSSGLAGFQKKVFDLLYKIADIPFLSAYKLKIYDVIEKGQEQPNLTVGIVVAVVVVILSIFLRLIFGGKKKPTRVEKTNPEPAETASSQGSGENEENKEKEESSAPARRKPTRRDN, encoded by the exons ATGGGAGAACCAAAACGAATCTATCTGCGTATCTTTGCGCTGCTCCTCTTCATTTCCGCCTCTTCGTTTCAGCTTCTCCGCGCTTTCGATGACGCG ATCTTTTACGAGTCGTTCGACGAGGATTTCGAAGACCGTTGGATTGTGTCTCAGAAAGATGAGTACAATG GTGTCTGGAAACATGCCAAGAGTGAGGGACATGATGATTATGGGCTTCTTGTCAGTGAGAAAGTAAGGAAATATGCTATAGTAAAAGAACTTGATGAGGCCGTGGGTCTCAAGGATGAAACAGTTGTTCTTCAGTTTGAAACTCGGCTTCAGAATGGCCTTGAGTGTGGTGGTGCATATCTAAAATATCTCCGACCACAGGAGGCTGGATGGAAATCCAAGGAATTTGATAATGAATCTCCATATTCTATCATGTTTGGTCCTGACAAGTGTGGTGCCACAAACAAAGTACACTTCATTTTCAAGCATAAAAATCCCAAGAGTGGGGAGTATGTTGAACACCATCTTAAGAATCCCCCTTCTGTCCCGTCTGACAAATTATCTCATGTGTACACGGCCATTTTGAAGTCTGACAATGAGTTGCAAATATTGATTGATGGGGAACAGAAGAAGAAGGTAAATTTCTTATCTGCTGATGATTTTGAACCCCCTCTTATCCCTCCCAAGACAATCCCAGATTCTGATGATAAGAAACCTGAGGACTgggatgagagagagaaaattccAGACCCTAGTGCAGTAAAGCCAGATGACTGGGATGAGGATGCACCCTTGGAAATTGTTGATGAAGAAGCAGAGAAACCTGAAGGATGGTTAGACAATGAACCCGAGGAGATTGATGATCCAGAGGCAACAAAACCAGAAGATTGGGATGATGAGGAGGATGGTGAATGGGAAGCCCCAAAGATTGAGAACCCAAAATGTGAAGCAGCCCCCGGTTGTGGTGAGTGGAAGAGGCCAATGAAGAGGAATCCAGCTTATAAAGGAAAATGGCATGCCCCACTTATTGAAAATCCTGCTTATAAGGGTATTTGGAAGCCTCGGGATATTCCAAACCCTGATTACTTTGAACTTAAGAAACCTGATTTTGAGCCTATCGCTGCTATCGGTATTGAGATTTGGACGATGCAAGATGGCATATTGTTTGACAACATCTTGATATCTAAAGATGATAAAATTGCCGAGTCTTATCGGGAGACTAGATGGAAGCCCAAGTTTACCgttgagaaagaaaaacagaAGGAAGAAGATTCAGAAgctggatcaagtggccttgctGGCTTCCAG AAGAAGGTATTTGACCTGTTATACAAGATCGCAGATATTCCCTTCCTGAGTGCCTACAAGCTTAAAATATAC GATGTCATTGAGAAGGGTCAAGAGCAACCAAATCTCACCGTTGGAATTGTTGTCGCCGTTGTGGTTGTCATCTTGTCAATTTTCTTGAGGCTCATATTTGGAGGGAAGAAGAAGCCA ACAAGGGTGGAGAAGACAAACCCAGAACCCGCAGAAACTGCGAGTAGCCAAGGCAGTGGTGAgaatgaagaaaacaaagagaagGAGGAATCATCTGCCCCTGCACGTCGGAAGCCAACAAGGAGAGACAATTGA
- the LOC114420966 gene encoding pentatricopeptide repeat-containing protein At5g61800, whose translation MRTLQVIKQCKSISQLHQVHAHSITTGLLPLHTFPILNNILSTLSSLLTTSSNSNSIITFYALSLFHSIPNPSTFSFNTLIRIHTLLLSPLPALHLFSTLRRLSLPPDFHTFPFVLKASAQLHSLSLAQSLHSQALKFGLLPDLFSLNTLIGVYSIHHRVNDAHKLFYECPHGDVVSYNALIHGLVKTRQISRARELFDEMPVRDEISWGTMIAGYSHLKLCNQAIELFNEMMRLEVKPDNIALVSVLSACAQLGELEQGSIVHDYIKRNRIRVDSYLATGLVDLYAKCGCVETARDVFESCMEKYVFTWNAMLVGFAIHGEGSMVLEYFSRMVSEGVKPDGVTLLGVLVGCSHAGLVLEARRIFDEMENVYGVKREGKHYGCMADMLARAGLIEEGVEMVKAMPSGGDVFAWGGLLGGCRIHGNVEVAKKAAQQVMEIKPEDGGVYSVMANIYAHTEQWDDLVKVRRSLSANKRAKKITGRSLIRLNDEGVRCID comes from the coding sequence ATGCGTACCTTGCAAGTAATAAAGCAATGCAAATCCATCTCCCAACTCCACCAAGTCCACGCCCACAGCATCACCACCGGTCTCTTACCTCTCCACACATTCCCAATCTTAAACAACATCCTCTCCACCCTCTCTTCCTTACTCACCACTTCTTCCAACTCCAACTCAATAATAACCTTCTATGCTCTCTCCCTCTTCCATTCCATCCCAAACCCTAGCACATTCTCCTTCAACACCCTCATCAGAATCCACACCCTCCTCCTCTCCCCTCTCCCCGCCCTCCACCTCTTCTCCACCCTCCGCCGCCTCTCCCTCCCCCCTGACTTCCACACCTTCCCCTTTGTCCTCAAAGCCTCCGCCCAACTCCATTCCCTCTCCCTCGCCCAATCCCTTCACTCCCAAGCCCTCAAATTCGGTCTTTTACCCGATTTATTCTCACTCAACACCCTCATAGGTGTCTACTCCATCCACCACCGCGTCAACGATGCCCACAAACTGTTCTACGAATGTCCCCACGGAGATGTCGTCTCCTACAACGCCTTGATTCATGGGCTCGTCAAAACCCGCCAGATTTCCCGCGCTCGGGAACTGTTCGACGAAATGCCCGTGAGAGATGAAATATCATGGGGCACCATGATAGCCGGGTATAGTCACTTGAAACTGTGTAACCAAGCCATTGAACTCTTTAATGAAATGATGAGGTTAGAGGTTAAGCCGGATAATATCGCGTTGGTGTCGGTTCTCTCTGCTTGTGCTCAGTTGGGGGAGTTAGAACAAGGTAGCATTGTTCATGATTACATTAAAAGGAATAGGATACGAGTTGATTCATATTTGGCAACCGGGTTGGTGGACTTGTATGCGAAATGTGGGTGTGTTGAGACTGCGAGGGACGTGTTTGAGTCATGCATGGAGAAATATGTGTTTACGTGGAATGCCATGCTTGTTGGCTTCGCGATTCACGGGGAAGGTTCGATGGTGTTGGAGTATTTCTCTAGAATGGTTTCTGAGGGAGTTAAGCCTGATGGggtgaccttgttgggggtgtTGGTGGGGTGTAGCCATGCGGGTTTAGTTCTCGAAGCGCGGAGGATTTTCGATGAGATGGAAAATGTTTATGGAGTTAAACGGGAGGGAAAGCATTATGGGTGCATGGCTGATATGTTGGCGAGGGCTGGGTTGATTGAGGAAGGGGTGGAGATGGTAAAAGCGATGCCGAGTGGGGGTGATGTGTTTGCGTGGGGAGGGTTGCTTGGAGGGTGTAGGATTCATGGGAATGTTGAGGTTGCCAAGAAAGCAGCGCAGCAAGTGATGGAGATAAAGCCTGAAGATGGTGGGGTGTATTCTGTAATGGCTAATATTTATGCTCACACGGAGCAATGGGATGATTTAGTCAAGGTTAGGAGATCGTTGAGTGCTAACAAGAGGGCCAAGAAGATTACTGGGCGTAGTTTGATTAGGCTGAATGACGAGGGAGTAAGGTGTATAGATTAA